The Bacteroidota bacterium genome segment GAAGCACTTATGCAAGATGGCAAAGCATTACAAGCTGGAACATCGCATTTTCTAGGACAAAATTTTGCTAAAGCTTTTGATGTAAAATATTTAAACAACGAGAGTAAACAAGAATATGTTTGGGCAACTTCTTGGGGAGTTTCTACAAGGCTTATCGGTGCGTTAATTATGGCTCACAGTGATGATAAAGGATTGGTTTTACCTCCGAATATTGCTCCTCTTAAAGTAGTGATTGTCCCTATTTACCGAAAAGATCATGAAAAAGAAAAAGTGCTTGACAAAGCTTATCAGGTAAAAAAATCCTTAGAAGCAAAAAATATTTCTGTAAAAGTTGATGATGATGACAACAAAAAACCAGGGTGGAAATTTGCAGAATATGAACTAAAAGGTGTTCCTGTAAGAATAGCAATCGGACCAAGGGATATTGAAAATAATACCGTTGAAATAGCTAGGAGGGATAAACAAGAAAAATTTGTTATCAGTATTGATGAGATTCAAGAAAGGATTCCTACTTTACTTGATGACATTCAAGAAAATATTTACAATAAGGCAATTAAATTTAGGGAAGATAATACTCATGAGGCAAAGGACTTTGCAGAATTTAAAGATATTCTAAAAAACAAAGACGGATTTATAAATGCTTTTTGGGATGGAACTAAGGAAACGGAACAACAAATTAAAGAAAAAACAAAAGCAACAATACGCTTTATTCCTTTAGATGCTAATGAGTTGGAAGGGAAGTGTGTATTCTCAGGTAAACCAACAAAAATAAAAGCGGTTTTTGCTAAGGCATATTAAAATAATACTCCAATTTTATGAATTTAAAAAAAGAAGGACTTGAAAAAATTCGAAAGGAAATTGATAGTATTGATGAAGAAATAATTTCATTGATTGCAAAAAGATATGAATTTGTAAAATCAGCAACAGACTTTAAAGATTCAGAAAAGAGTGTTTTGGCAACAGAACGGCAAAAAGAAATGAACCGAAAACGCAAGCTAATAGCAAAGAAACACAATTTACCTATTGACTTAATTGAAAGCGTTTATTCAAAAATGATAAAGTATTTTACTGAGAAACAAATGGAACTTTGGCAAAAAAGGAAATAGAATTCTTGCAGAATTTAAAATAAAAANNNNNNNNNNNNNNNNNNNNNNNNNNNNNNNNNNNNNNNNNNNNNNNNNNNNNNNNNNNNNNNNNNNNNNNNNNNNNNNNNNNNNNNNNNNNNNNNNNNNCTGTTTACACTATCATTCCGGCACCAACAGTGTTGTTAGTGTTTTCGTCAATTAAAATAATACTTCCTGTAATTTTATTCTTTTTATATGTATCGAATAACAATGGCTTGGAGGTTCTTATATTAATTCTGCCAATATCATTTAATCCAATTTTCTTTTCATCTTTCTGACGGTGAAGAGTATTGATATCAATCTTGTACCTTACATCTTTAATTACACATTTTGCATCATTTGTGTTATGCTTTATTGAGTATTTTTTTCCTATAACTAATGGCTCATTGCCCATCCAAGCAATCATTACATCAATATCCTGATCAATCTTTGGAGGACTGAATTTTTTGGCAATCATATCCCCACGATCAATATCTATTTCGTTTTCCAACAAAATATTTACACTCATAGGTGGAAAAGCTAGGTCAACTTCTTTTCCAAGATGTTCAATCTTTTTAATTTTTGAATTAAATCCGGATGGTAACACAACAATTTCGTCTCCTTTCTTAAAAACACCACCTGCAATTCTCCCTGCATAACCTCTGTAATCCTGAAATCCATCTCTTCTTGGGCGAATTACATATTGGACAGGAAATCTACAATTTACTCTTTCGTA includes the following:
- a CDS encoding chorismate mutase; this translates as MNLKKEGLEKIRKEIDSIDEEIISLIAKRYEFVKSATDFKDSEKSVLATERQKEMNRKRKLIAKKHNLPIDLIESVYSKMIKYFTEKQMELWQKRK
- the proS gene encoding proline--tRNA ligase: MVKKITSKETDFSQWYNDIVKEAGLAEHSSVKGSMVIKPYGYAIWENIKSELDKKFKETGHQNAYFPLFVPKSFLSREASHVKGFAKECAVVTHYRLKTSEDGKEVIVDPEAKLEEELIVRPTSETIIWNTYKNWIQSYRDLPLLINQWANVVRWEMRTRLFLRTSEFLWQEGHTAHATKNEALEETIKILNIYSDFAQNFLAIPVHKGVKSETERFAGAVDTYCIEALMQDGKALQAGTSHFLGQNFAKAFDVKYLNNESKQEYVWATSWGVSTRLIGALIMAHSDDKGLVLPPNIAPLKVVIVPIYRKDHEKEKVLDKAYQVKKSLEAKNISVKVDDDDNKKPGWKFAEYELKGVPVRIAIGPRDIENNTVEIARRDKQEKFVISIDEIQERIPTLLDDIQENIYNKAIKFREDNTHEAKDFAEFKDILKNKDGFINAFWDGTKETEQQIKEKTKATIRFIPLDANELEGKCVFSGKPTKIKAVFAKAY